Proteins from a genomic interval of Gadus macrocephalus chromosome 2, ASM3116895v1:
- the atp5mc1 gene encoding ATP synthase F(0) complex subunit C1, mitochondrial isoform X1, whose translation MDIDNLAGFDVVHAWCGPEGYLIKTVPAMYACAKFVTSSAVLRGGSRVLARPVSVSIFNRPEGSVEQQSLLPVSWSAILSRSIQTSAVSRDIDTAAKFIGAGAATVGVAGSGAGIGTVFGSLIIGYARNPSLKQQLFSYAILGFALSEAMGLFCLMVAFLILFAM comes from the exons ATGGACATTGATAACCTTGCAGGCTTTGATGTTGTCCATGCATGGTGTGGGCCGGAAGGCTACTTGATCAAGACG GTTCCAGCCATGTACGCCTGCGCCAAGTTTGTCACCTCCTCTGCTGTG ctgcgTGGAGGGTCCAGGGTCCTCGCAcggcctgtctctgtctccatctttaaCCGACCTGAAGGTTCAGTGGAGCAGCAG TCCCTGTTGCCAGTCAGCTGGTCGGCCATTCTGTCCCGCTCCATCCAGACGAGCGCAGTCTCCCGGGACATCGACACAGCGGCCAAGTTCATTGGTGCTGGAGCTGCCACAGTTGGTGTGGCTGGGTCAGGAGCCGGAATCGGGACAGTTTTCGGCAGCCTCATCATCGGCTATGCAAG GAACCCTTCCCTAAAGCAGCAGCTCTTCTCCTATGCCATCCTGGGATTCGCTCTCTCTGAGGCCATGGGCTTGTTCTGTCTGATGGTGGCATTCCTCATCCTGTTCGCCATGTAA
- the atp5mc1 gene encoding ATP synthase F(0) complex subunit C1, mitochondrial isoform X2 yields MYACAKFVTSSAVLRGGSRVLARPVSVSIFNRPEGSVEQQSLLPVSWSAILSRSIQTSAVSRDIDTAAKFIGAGAATVGVAGSGAGIGTVFGSLIIGYARNPSLKQQLFSYAILGFALSEAMGLFCLMVAFLILFAM; encoded by the exons ATGTACGCCTGCGCCAAGTTTGTCACCTCCTCTGCTGTG ctgcgTGGAGGGTCCAGGGTCCTCGCAcggcctgtctctgtctccatctttaaCCGACCTGAAGGTTCAGTGGAGCAGCAG TCCCTGTTGCCAGTCAGCTGGTCGGCCATTCTGTCCCGCTCCATCCAGACGAGCGCAGTCTCCCGGGACATCGACACAGCGGCCAAGTTCATTGGTGCTGGAGCTGCCACAGTTGGTGTGGCTGGGTCAGGAGCCGGAATCGGGACAGTTTTCGGCAGCCTCATCATCGGCTATGCAAG GAACCCTTCCCTAAAGCAGCAGCTCTTCTCCTATGCCATCCTGGGATTCGCTCTCTCTGAGGCCATGGGCTTGTTCTGTCTGATGGTGGCATTCCTCATCCTGTTCGCCATGTAA
- the ube2z gene encoding ubiquitin-conjugating enzyme E2 Z, with protein MADSIGDESDVGALGLIPSLASSFPVGHSTNGATNSSPSLSYPPHTVATQSGIAAVNATPGTFGNPNPGSHLVALSPNAHATSPLHGVGLGLGSVAGVAGAGLLTQMHATSWDPTLSTDWDNEKASVQCILRIKRDIMSIYKEPPPGMFVVPDPQDMTKIHALITGPFDTPYEGGFFLFLFRCPPDYPIHPPRVKLITTGHNTVRFNPNFYRNGKVCLSILGTWTGPAWSPAQSISSVLISIQSLMTENPYHNEPGFEQERHPGDRKNYNECIRHENMRVAVCDMLDGKIPCPEALWGVMEKSFLEYYDFYEGVCKERLHLQGQNMQDPFGEKRGRFDYQGLLTRLGATHLRIREKTPAEDEHNGDSDSNSSSSETDPDSQGSSQP; from the exons ATGGCGGACAGCATTGGGGACGAGTCGGACGTTGGTGCCCTTGGTCTGATACCATCTCTTGCCAGCTCTTTTCCTGTGGGACACTCGACAAATGGCGCAACAAACTCAAGCCCCAGCTTGTCTTACCCTCCCCACACTGTTGCAACGCAGAGTGGCATCGCCGCAGTCAATGCAACTCCTGGCACGTTTGGAAACCCAAACCCCGGATCCCACCTTGTCGCCCTGTCTCCCAACGCTCACGCTACATCACCTCTCCACGGCGTTGGGCTGGGGCTCGGTAGCGTTGCTGGGGTTGCTGGAGCTGGCCTCCTGACCCAaatgcatgcaacctcttgggACCCGACCCTAAGTACCGACTGGGACAACGAAAAGGCGTCAGTGCAGTGCATTCTGAGAATCAAGAG ggaTATCATGTCAATCTATAAGGAACCCCCTCCGGGAATGTTTGTTGTTCCTGATCCTCAAGATATGACTAAG ATCCACGCTCTGATCACCGGGCCGTTTGACACACCATATGAAGGcggcttcttcctcttcctgtttcgATGCCCTCCCGACtaccccatccacccacctcGAGTCAAGCTCATCACCACCGGCCACAACACGGTCCGGTTCAACCCCAACTTCTACCGAAATGGCAAAGTCTGTCTCAGTATCCTGGG GACATGGACAGGCCCCGCTTGGAGCCCAGCCCAGAGTATTTCGTCCGTCCTCATCTCCATTCAGTCTCTGATGACGGAGAACCCCTACCACAACGAGCCTGGCTTTGAACAG gagCGACACCCAGGAGACCGTAAGAACTACAACGAGTGTATCCGACATGAGAACATGAGGGTGGCCGTCTGTGATATGCTAGATGGAAAAATACCTTGTCCAGAAGCTCTGTG GGGTGTGATGGAGAAGTCTTTCCTGGAGTACTATGACTTCTATGAAGGAGTCTGCAAGGAGAGACTCCACCTACAGGGGCAAAACATGCAG GACCCGTTCGGAGAGAAGCGCGGGCGGTTCGACTACCAGGGCCTGCTCACTCGCCTCGGCGCCACACACCTCAGGATCCGCGAGAAGACCCCTGCGGAGGATGAGCACAACGGGGACTCAGACTCAAACAGCAGCTCCTCCGAGACGGACCCCGACAGCCAGGGCAGCTCTCAGCCTTGA
- the LOC132472964 gene encoding uncharacterized protein LOC132472964 codes for MAPTAVEILSRDRLLLKGEMKKISEKWEERTEGSGTIWPMGGTFDPIMYRDMEVVIRNYIDNRSGKTASAKRDREKLVLALFLEEGERWRTLQRVAGEIIANNNKAQPLPLKVEPPLYKPASLYPLLKDNVESKGEVTLDEGDNKCSTQGRRGAPIHMDCYEGIRKAREECNNADICSSESENRNKEEEKDDIEHEGEGSLQPYVKHITKNAKRKLKKRNERQKERSSGIQGAEEPGCSTSVLSPTPLELDEKLRRSQREEKAPETSPGNYPTLVKGQQVHYQPWGSQDLEGVISKLPNIINGASIWIRTFEELTVGKLTAVGDLKALLARVLGLSKMEFVLRNGGLNILDGKYDETTLDHYRGALWATLRREFPVRMDPKNMRGLPIGDTENPASYLQAQVDRWRMETDEDPEIHPVFSVMFRNSVIETLPSQIKARLKDVVGLSTSGSHRDFNDHLVHAVDEYRQNKQRIQEQSKEVQRKLYQLQLEDLTRKERDKKRQAGVLEPAAVIPQAAQQGALQNQYPRLEFSLPVQQPQSQLSPTPPVTHVHIHNYGNPTNKNNQQQGSQGQNRNNQQQGFQGQRRGPLICYGCNQEGHSKINCFTNPFPSQQGQGNSYQGRQEQGGSYQAGPFMGQGY; via the coding sequence atggcaccaacagcggtagagattttgagtagagaccgtctattgctcaaaggtgagatgaaaaagatctctgagaaatgggaagaaaggacagaaggatcaggcactatatggcccatgggagggacttttgatccaataatgtatagggacatggaggtagtgataaggaattacatagataacagaagtggaaaaacggcctcagcaaagagggacagggaaaagttagtactagctttgttcctagaggaaggagagagatggcgaacattacagagagtggcgggagaaataatagctaataacaacaaggctcaaccattgcctctgaaggttgagccaccgctgTACAAACCAGCATCATTGTACCCATTGCTAAAAGACAACGTAGAAtctaaaggggaagtcacactagatgaaggagataataaatgtagcacacaggggaggaggggcgcacccatacacatggactgttatgaggggattaggaaagcaagggaagagtgtaacaatgcTGACATTTGTTCTAGTGAGAGTGAAAACAGGAataaagaagaggagaaggatgacATTGAGCATGAAGGCGAAGGGTCATTACAACCATATGTAAAACACATTACTAAGAATGCTAAGAGGAAATTAAAGAAGCGGAACgaaagacagaaggagaggTCTAGTGGGATACAAGGggcagaggagcctggctgcagtacatcagtactaagccccacaccactcgagttagatgagaaactaaggagatcacagagagaagaaaaagcacccgaaacttctccgggaaattatcctactctagtcaaaggacaacaggtccattatcaaccgtggggttcacaggacttggagggagtcatttctaaactccctaacataattaacggggcgtctatatggattagaacatttgaggagctcacagtgggaaagctaactGCAGTaggggacctgaaagctctgttggcaagagtattggggttatccaagatggagtttgtactgaggaatggagggttgaatatactggatggaaagtatgatgagactacacttgatcattacagaggggcgttgtgggccacactcaggagggagttccCGGTCCGCATGGATcctaaaaacatgagaggtctccccattggtgacacagagaaccctgcatcctacctgcaggcccaagtagacagatggcgcatggagacggatgaggatcctgagatccatccggtgttctctgtcatgtttagaaactctgtgatagagacacttcccagccaaatcaaagccaggctaaaggatgtggttggactgtctacatcaggatctcatagagattttaatgaccatttagttcatgcagtggatgaatatcgtcagaataaacaaagaatacaggaacaaagcaaagaggtccagaggaagctatatcagcttcagctggaagatctcacaaggaaggaaagagataagaagagacaggcaggtgttttagaaccagctgctgtaattccgcaagccgcccagcagggcgcacttcaaaaccaatatccacgattggaattttctctcccagtacaacagcctcagagccaactgtcacctactccacctgttacacatgtacacatccataattatgggaaccccacaaataaaaataatcagcAACAGGGGTCCCAAGGACAGAATAGAAATAATCAACAGCAAGGattccaaggacaacgcagaggtcctttaatatgttatgggtgcaaccaggaaggacatagTAAGATAAATTGTTTTACTAACCCTTTTCCATCccagcaaggacagggtaacagctatcagggaaggcaggaacaaggaggtagctaccaggcaggtccctttatgggtcagggatactag